A stretch of DNA from Schistocerca americana isolate TAMUIC-IGC-003095 chromosome 3, iqSchAmer2.1, whole genome shotgun sequence:
ggtagatgtctGGCAGAATGGATGGAAGCAAACAACTTAAAGCTCCATTATGATGCAAAGGGAAAAGGCACATTCAGGTCTGGAAGATGGGGTACAGAGAGCACACCTGACCTCTGCCTGTCAACTATGGACCCTTCGGAGAGTAGTAGCGGAACCATCATCAGAAAGGTCCTGCATGACTTTTCCAGAAGCCAACATCGCCCCATTCTCATTTCCTATGGGCTACACATTCCCCCAGTGCGATCTGCTACTGTATCCCCCTGGAACTTTCAAAAAGCAGATTGGGATAAATTTTCTAAATTGCTggacgagtcaataacacaggtccCTGCACTTCCAAAATCATACTCAAAGTTTTTAAAGATCATAATATCTACTGCCAAAAAGAGCATACCCACAGGATGCCGGAAAGAATACGTTCCTGGCTGGAATTAAGAGATACCAGCTGTTTAACCAATTCAAGGAAATTGGAGGCCAAGAAACAGCTACGAACCTTATGAATTCCTTAAATGAACAAAAGAGAGAAAAATGGCATAAAGAAACAAGGGACCTCCATTTCACACACTCCAGTAGAAAAGCATGGATGCTGATGCACAAACTTGGAGAAGACCCTACCCACAACAAAGAAAACTCAACGGTCTCATGCGACTCAATTGCCAGTCACTTAGTGAGAGTTTACAAGGTCCCAACAGATAAAGCAGATCTTCGGCAAGTAAAGAGAGAGCTTACGGAACTCAAGAAATCTCTGCAACATAACCCGGAATTCTCTTCTTCATTTACAATCACTGAACTGGAGACAGCCCTTAAGCATGCGAAATGTAGATAAGCTGTAGGTGCAGATGGGCTTTACCCTGAATTTTTGGTGCACAGTGGACCGGTAACGGGAAATTGGCTAGTTAAGTCTTTTTAACAAAATTCTTCGTACAACGACATTACCCAAAAAATTATCGCTATAAAAAAGCCAGGGAAAGagggtgtagtgtaacgacgtactaattttgtataaatgattttcttttgacatatgaccacgtgcagacttcgtcacctacgtcagttacaacacacttcaaaattatttaaattctttttaaaattgtctctgaatggttcttgaacgaaactgtaattaaaacatcatcatttgagtcgtatgcgcagaattacgtcacccagtccaattggtttgcgcaaatttttttcaatttagatgtcgtttgtttcttctcagaaattatattaatgcaagttatctgctttaataaatattagaaccacattgaataaactttcatgaCTCAAACTCgagatgaacgttgtcaaaattaataatcttgtcaaataaattagtaattcattaacataactcttcataaataaattctcggaacacgtatttaaactttagtagcatccactagtttattatcttcctacatatagacgtgaacctgagccttgacaagataggactgaacatttacaacatgattaaactttctatgacgtcattgttgtagaaacattacaaattcttattttttcagtttttagaagcacaacgcaacaactcggtttcaggatcttctgttgctctttggctgtcgacccgcgacgtatagtggccagcaattttctctctggtctcgatagtgaagatgctgtctccgttcgttgcgccgccctctccatacatgaaacataaaaataaatacaaactttagacaattcacaaccattacaaatattacaaaatacataaacaaaacactaaattaaacttatattcacctgcaaactgggctgacactggtggatgggtgacgcttcaatttcgtgtcCCACTACAAGGAAACAACTGCAGAACACTTCCACCCAATATCTCTACTTAGCTGTGCTTACAAGCTATTGCAAAGAATGATTCTAAACTGAATCCAAGATCAAATTAAAGCTATGATACCACCTGAACAAGTTGGATTCAGACCTTATAGAAGCTGCTGTGAACAAGTGCTCTCCTTGACTACTCACATAGAATCTGGATACCAAAAGAAACTTAAAACTGGAGTAGTGTTCATTGACCTGTCAGCAGCTTATGACACAGTGTGGCGCGAGggcatattactgaaatttttgagaGCAATACCTTGCAAAACTCTAGGCAATAGGCAGTTTTAAGTACCACCACAATTGAAGTATCTTAAGAAATACACGAAAAAGTAAAAGCTTATTAGTCTTAGGAGAGGCATCCATTGCATATCCAACATGCTTGTTGCGAATTAATATATAAGAAAATAATGTGTAGTGAAACTGAATTTTGCGGTATGCTTCTCTTCCTGCTGGCCCAGCTGGTTTTGCTCGCGAAGGCCTGGTGCGTAAGAGTCTCACAAGAGGGCACATTTGATGGCATATGGACAGTACACGCATCACTCCAAGCTTCTCTACCTCAACGCTATTTGGCAGTGGACAGTCTTCTGTACGGAGAAATGCTGTCAACATCATCTTGAGGTCACCGCAGTGGCCATTGGAAATGGCTGACAGTCCTGCGTTGTGTCATTGGGGAATAGGCATTGGCATGACGGCTGTGGTTATATGTCGGTGGGCTGGCCTTGGATGTGCTGGTCAGCAGTAAGGAGCAGACACACAACACCAACTTGAGCCAGTGCCAGATGCCCAGTGAGGATTGACTTCATGGGGCTGTGTTGGGGTACTGTTTTGGTTTTGGCGTTGCTACTCCAAATAGTTGCTGCAGTTCGTTGGTGCCCTGCAAGGAACATGGAAACAGGAAAAGTCTGGAAGTTGAGTGCTGTGGGGTCGGACAGGGTGTGAAGAGTTACAACGGTCAATGCAGGACATGACCAAGCTGTATGCGGATGTTGCCCACTTGGAGAATGGACAGGATCTTTTTTCGGTGTCCAGAAGAAGATGGCAGCCACAGACAGACACAAGGAATAGTGGAGGCTAGCTACTGCGGTACTGTACAAAGCACTAAGTGTTATTCATTAATGACCCATATCTACTGATGGGCAGCTGATGTGTTGTCAGAGGGAAATTACTGAGCAGCAGGTGCTGAGATCAGGGGAGATAGCCAGTGGCTGTTAACGTGTTTGCAAACAGAGATTAACCGTTACCAGTTGTAATACCTATCCTGAACGGCATGACCATGACAGCATGAGAGAGGGATTTCTATAGTGTGTATTGTATTCAcactgggaggagggggggggggtgtttttatCATTGTACATAGTCACAAGTTTTCTGTGTCTAGATCTGTGTAGTCTGTAGTGTTAATGAGTGGTTGGTGGACGTTCTTGGTAGTGGAGCGTAGCTCTTGTTATGGCTTTATTAATTTAACATACTGTGTTATTATGGTTGATCATTTAGAAGTTACAGTCGTCTGATACTCTGATTTCTGTTCGTTTGTTCCGGATCGATGCCTGTTTTATGTCACCTGGGCTGAATAAGATTATTGCTTTCAAATATTGTATCTGCTTAGAATAAGTTTATTAATTATCATTATTATCTGTACTGTGCCCATTTCAAGTAAGAAGTATTTCTCGGCAGAATACCATATACTTTTATATAAACCACCACGCATTGCTATTGATGTTATATGGGTTTTAAAAGAATATATGCCATTGTAAAATAAGTCCACTATTGCACTACCCCCAGCCCAAAACCCACTCCACTCAGATATTTAAGTCTGTCACCAAGTGTATGTATTTTACCATCCTGCATTTTATGAGCTAAAATTCATAAAAAAGTAGAACGGaaggagttgaaaaaaaaaaaaaaattagaaggaaTAATTActgatgttttttatttttttagtcaaTAAACCATACTCCCTAAACAATGAATCCTCCATAATgtactttttttcttttggtattttTCTGCAAAATAATCTTTCTATTTTACTTAACTCTCTTCAAATACAggttgtacataaagtccaggaacactttcaattatttattgcacaagaactaaacaatgtacaaatgtcatacatattgcattttgaagagacacacagaattttttttttttttttttttttttttttttttttttttttttttttacaaacattcaagatgcgaaccatgagtgactcaGCAGACATCAATACggcaatcgaattcttgccatacctgtcatggcattgtcgactgtggcagtcgcttcccatattctctcccggagctctgctacaaaacttggtagaggcggtacatacaccagattctCACAGGAAAAAGTCACACAGAGAGAGATCTGGtaatcagggaggccatttcatgaaacagctctcccggcacctgaactcaccatgtttgcaaCTGGCGCTGACTACCAGCAAATTGCCAAACTATGCTGTGGTgttatacatgaaaaaaactttcatgatttctcttcaaaatgatgtATGGATGACATctttacaatgtttggttcttgtgcaataaataattgaagtgttcctggactttacaCCCTGTACTTGTAACAGCATGTGTCTGTACAACTCATAGAATCCTATTACTTCAATTTTCCCTTtgcagggagggggggaggggggggtggcatTAAATCCCTGATCATCAATCTTTGTGCCAATTTCTAACTTCTCCACACTGTCTCCAGAAGTGAGAGCATgcaacactgttgatggtgatccatctgtCGGACAGAGACATTAAACTCAGCAACCCTCTTGGTGCTGCATATCGTTTCGCCCTCTCCCTTCTatcatcaaaacacacacacacacacacacacacacacacacacacacacacacacactgataaggGCGGGGAGGGGGCAACAGGGAAGAGTGGGGGGGACAGGGAAGAGGGGAAGCGGGGGAGCCAAGGTaatgggagggagagggagggggagagggagggggagagggagggaggcagggagggagggagggagggagagagagagggagagagctaaGGGGAGGAAGAGGGATGTGTGCAGGGGGGAAGAGGGCTACGGGGAGGGGCTGAAGATGGCTACAGGGAGGGTTTGAAGAGGACTACACGAGTATGGGGTATGAGCGATAGTTATTGACAGAGGCATCAAAAGTACATGTAAAATATAGTAGTGATAAggagaattaaaaaataaataaaaacaacagctCACTCTAAAATAGAAATTTGTATTCATTAGCGTGATCAACAACAGTCATAAAAACATTTATTCACCAGACACAAAAGATAACACAAAAAAGTTCAGAGCTTCATTGCACAAACTTTTTCTGTTGCTTCTGTAGTTTCCACTGGTGCCTTCTGTAGACTGACAGAAGGCAGAGGCCTTTTCTCCTCTGTCTTCTGAGCTGCAGTTTTTGAGGGCTGTGTCAGCTGTGTATGTAGTTCTACCAGCTGATTATCAATGTCTTTTATCATTTTGCGATTTATTTCACTTATCTGAAACAAAAAATCAAGCATAAAACAACACTCAGAAACAATTGTTTGTAAATGAATACACACCGACGAGCCAAGATGTTACTGCCAGTTAATAGTGGAATACAACAGGGATTATGCATGACACTGATTTGACAAGACTTTGTTAGAATTCCAGGCGTACATGGCACCACATGTCTATGTACAGGCTACACTATTCCTGTACATTATGGGTGCGGAGCTGGCACGTGATAGTGTCCCACATATATTCCATCGGGTTCCGATCAGGCAAATTTTGTTGCCACCACAACATAACATCTGGATCATCAAATCAACCATGtttgacacaatttctgtgtgcATTACATGTTTCAGTAAATGGACTAGACTGGTCTACCTGCCCCCcacccctgacttaaatcccacttGGATGCACTGGGCAGATATATTGCAGCATGTTCACATGTACCAACGAACCTCCAGCAGCTGTCAACTGCTTTGGTAGATGAATAGAATGCCCTCTTATAACAGCTCCTTACCAATGATATGACCTGCATGAGAGCACATTAGAGAGCGTGCAATGCTGTCCATGGTGGTCACAAACCCAACTCAGAATGACATTCCGCAGTCTGTAATGACCAAGGGACTCATGAATTTCTGTGAGTTCGGTGTATTTACTGCTTCAGACTAAAAGTGTAATTATCtttgtgtatttatttcagttacctccTATaccatactgtagcaattcttcctacgtaagtttcatcgagatatgttTCTTGGCAGTGATATGTCACACGAAAGTTGctttctccttaaattcccactagtgtattttgcttaacaGTGTTAGTTTTATTTAGGGAAAAAATGGTGCACAGAGTTTCATCTATGAAAGTCAAATTCAAATTAAGTGAGATATATAGAAGTACTACTATtacctcttcttcttcttgggTAGCTCATACAACAAAAGTTTTGCctgtcaaagaaacagaacaggAATGAGTTCTCATCTGGCACTTCATTTTATTCTGCCATGAACAGGGtgcatacgtggacaaggaaaaaaaatttccagatttttccaggatctcccagttaaaaatacactttctcccaggtgaaaatacactttttccttgttaagtgacagtatactttccctcggaactgtaaaatttgtaaatcatttgaatggttatggttttttaCAGCAGCTTATAATTTACCGGCACTTTAAAAAACGAAACACAggggaaaaaaacatgttttggaatgttctttgatgtgcagcaacatgtacgctgcatatttttgttttacgaaagtataaattcacaTTCCACCGAagaccgcatgttactttccgaagcactgaaatcaagattgcgatgcgcttttgtaagcctgTCGTAGCTCATATCACGTGATCtcgacagtggatattcagagcataggacacgtgatgtagtcagtcaattgcaacatcactgttaagtagcgtaaacacacgaacaggaaaagttaatggtttaaattaatatacatagtgtttttcccaagggcatgcagctttactgtatgattacatgatgatggcgtcctcttgggtaaaatattccggaggtaaaatagtcccccattcggatctccgggcggggactactcaagaggatgtcgttatcaggagaaagaaaactggcgttctacggatcggagcgtggaatgtcagatcccttaatcgggcaggtaggttagaaaatttaaaaagggaaatggataggttaaagttagatatagtgggaattagtgaagttcggtggcaggaggaacaagacttctggtcaggtgactacagggttataaacacaaaatcaaataggggtaatgcaggagtaggtttaataatgaataggaaaataggaatgcgggtaagctactacaaacagcatagtgaacgcattattgtggccaagatagatacgaagcccacgcctactacagtagtacaagtttatatgccaactagctctgcagatgacgaagaaattgaagaaatgtatgatgaaataaaagaaattattcagattgtgaagggagacgaaaatttaatagtcatgggtgactggaattcgagtgtaggaaaagggagagaaggaaacatagtaggtgaatatggattgggggacagaaatgaaagaggaagccgcctggtcgaattttgcacagagcacaacataatcataactaacacttggtttaagaatcatgaaagaaggttgtatacatggaagaaccctggagatactaaaaggtatcagatagattatataatggtaagacagagatttaggaaccaggttttaaattgtaagacatttccaggggcagatgtggactctgaccacaatctattggttatgacctgtagattaaaactgaagaaagtgcaaaaaggtgggaatttaaggagatgggacctggataaactaaaagaaccagaggttgtacagagattcagggagagcataagggagcaattgacaggaatgggggaaataaatacagtagaagaagaatgggtagctttgagggatgaagtagtgaaggcagcagaggatcaagtaggtaaaaagacgagggctagtagaaatccttgggtaacagaagaaatattgaatttaattgatgaaaggagaaaatataaaaatgcagtaagtgaaacaggcaaaaaggaatacaaacgtctcaaaaatgagatcgacaggaagtgcaaaatggctaagcagggatggctagaggacaaatgtaaggatgtagaggcctatctcactaggggtaagatagataccgcctacaggaaaattaaagagacctttggagataagagaacgacttgtatgaatatcaagagctcagatggaaacccagttctaagcaaagaagggaaagcagaaaggtggaaggagtatatagagggtctatacaagggcgatgtacttgaggacaatattatggaaatggaagaggatgtagatgaagatgaaatgggagatatgatactgcgcgaagagtttgacagagcactgaaagacctgagtcgaaagaaggcccccggagtagacaatattccattggaactactgacggccgtgggagagccagtcctgacaaaactctaccatctggtgaggaagatgtatgagacaggcgaaataccctcagacttcaagaagaatataataattccaatcccaaagaaagcaggtgttgacagatgtgaaaattaccgaactatcagcttaataagtcacagctgcaaaatactaacacgaattctttgcagacgaatggaaaaactagtagaagccaacctcggggaagatcagtttggattccgtagaaacactggaacacgtgaggcaatactgaccttacgacttatcttagaagaaagattaaggaaaggcaaacctacgtttctagcatttgtagacttagagaaagcttttgacaatgttgactggaatactctctttcaaattctaaaggtggcaggggtaaattacagggagcgaaaggctatttacaatttgtacagaaaccagatggcagttataagagtcgagggacatgaaagggaagcagtggttgggaagggagtgagacagggttgtagcctatccccgatgttattcaatctgtatattgagcaagcagtaaaggaaacaaaagaaaaattcagagtaggtattaaaattcatggagaagaaataaaaactttgaggttcgccgatgacattgtaattctgtcagagacagcaaaggacttggaagagcagttgaatggaatggacagtgtcttgaaaggaggatataagatgaacatcaacaaaagcaaaacaaggataatggaatgtagtctaattaagtcgggtgatgctgagggaattagattaggaaatgaggcacttaaagtagtaaaggagttttgctatttggggagcaaaataactgatgatggtcgaagtaaagaggatataaaatgtaggctggcaatggcaaggaaagcgtttctgaagaagagaaatttgttaacatccagtattgatttaagtctcaggaagtcatttctgaaagtattcgtatggagtgtagccatgtatggaagtgaaacatggacgataaatagtttggacaagaagagaatagaagctttcgaaatgtggtgctacagaagaatgctgaagattagatgggt
This window harbors:
- the LOC124605640 gene encoding uncharacterized protein LOC124605640, with protein sequence MGKEKHNKKSKNSVFKVAGAKSLKVKNKAKPVNTQLKKISEINRKMIKDIDNQLVELHTQLTQPSKTAAQKTEEKRPLPSVSLQKAPVETTEATEKVCAMKL